One Brassica napus cultivar Da-Ae chromosome C2, Da-Ae, whole genome shotgun sequence DNA window includes the following coding sequences:
- the LOC125582402 gene encoding uncharacterized protein LOC125582402 codes for MDVNGNIVEDEEGLVAIATNYFQQIFESSIPEDIEEALSEVPATITGSMNDSLTTHVSEWEVKLALFAMHPDKAPGPDGMTALFYQQFWDIVKEDLTLMVNKFLLDGHIANGLNDTNICLIPKTTKPNNMAQFRLISLCNVSYKIVSKVLCERLKKVLPGLISETQSAFVAGRQISDNIMIAQEMFHALRTKPSGRNKRMAIKTDMSKAYDRMEWSFIEAMMRKMGFSETWITWIMRCITSVKYKVLMNGQPRGNILPGRALLAKQLWRLVQYPDSLVARVLRGRYYRTTSPLRATSSSSPSYVWTSISAARKLLLLGIRHKIHSGYDVRVWEDMWIPTTPARPARPVAPVMHLNMRVSDIINQESKEWDAGLLDNYVHPEDIPLIRSMAISSTHRRDTFCWNYTRNGQYTVKSGYWVAQNLLKQEEEKEILEPSITKLQDFAWKLQAPRKMCHLVWQLITGQVAVTRNLARRNMSIASMVFIGNSTSPVIFPVARNDKLFRGINRDPLELVRSAESECQAWFNANEMIPPQVQASNNEENQVLSLGNICLLDGSWKASERFSGCGWVWIDSRENIQLMGTRNFTRCDTALHSEVEALRWAMENMLQHSPCQSFGTDCKELIAMLNDPQEWPSFAIELEKIETLKICFPDFKINHVPRG; via the exons ATGGATGTAAATGGTAACATAGTTGAGGATGAGGAAGGACTGGTAGCCATTGCTACCAACTACTTTCAGCAAATCTTCGAGTCTTCTATTCCAGAAGACATTGAAGAGGCGCTATCTGAAGTTCCAGCGACGATCACAGGATCAATGAATGATAGCCTCACAACTCATGTTTCTGAATGGGAGGTTAAATTAGCTCTCTTTGCCATGCATCCAGATAAGGCGCCGGGACCGGATGGGATGACTGCACTTTTTTACCAACAGTTTTGGGATATAGTCAAGGAGGATTTAACTCTTATGGTGAATAAATTCCTTCTTGATGGACATATAGCCAATGGTCTGAATGATACAAACATATGCCTTATCCCAAAAACAACTAAGCCTAATAATATGGCTCAGTTCAGACTCATAAGTTTGTGTAATGTTAGCTACAAGATCGTCTCTAAGGTCTTATGCGAGAGACTAAAGAAAGTCTTGCCAGGATTGATATCAGAAACtcagtcagcctttgttgctggaAGACAGATTTCAGATAATATCATGATAGCTCAAGAAATGTTTCATGCCCTAAGAACCAAACCAAGTGGACGTAATAAGAGGATGGCCATCAAGACAgatatgagtaaggcatatgataggatggaaTGGTCGTTTATCGAAGCTATGATGCGAAAGATGGGATTCTCTGAAACATGGATCACTTGGATTATGAGGTGCATTACGTCGGTTAAATATAAAGTTCTTATGAACGGGCAGCCAAGAGGGAATATTCTCCCAGGTAGAG CACTACTAGCGAAGCAACTATGGAGACTGGTTCAATACCCTGATTCACTGGTTGCCCGGGTCTTAAGGGGGAGATATTATAGGACGACCTCGCCATTAAGAGCGACCTCTAGTAGCAGCCCATCATATGTGTGGACAAGCATCTCCGCCGCAAGGAAGCTTCTACTGCTAGGGATCAGACATAAGATTCATTCTGGTTATGACGTCAGGGTGTGGGAGGATATGTGGATTCCAACGACACCTGCTAGACCAGCTAGACCTGTAGCGCCTGTAATGCACTTAAATATGAGAGTCAGTGACATCATTAACCAGGAATCAAAGGAATGGGATGCAGGATTACTAGATAATTATGTCCATCCTGAGGATATACCACTCATTCGCAGTATGGCCATAAGCTCTACTCATCGCCGTGATACTTTCTGTTGGAACTACACAAGGAATGGCCAATACACAgtcaaatctggatattgggttgCTCAAAATCTATTGAAgcaagaagaggaaaaagaaatattggagcCAAGTATCACTAAACTCCAGGACTTTGCTTGGAAGTTGCAAGCGCCAAGGAAGATGTGCCATCTTGTATGGCAATTGATAACGGGTCAGGTAGCAGTAACGAGGAATCTAGCAAGGCGTAATATGAG cATTGCAAGTATGGTCTTTATCGGCAACTCTACAAGTCCAGTTATATTCCCAGTG gctcgTAATGATAAGCTTTTCAGGGGTATAAACAGAGATCCTTTGGAACTCGTTCGATCTGCAGAGAGTGAATGCCAAGCCTGGTTTAATGCCAATGAGATGATACCGCCACAAGTACAGGCCAGTAATAATGAGGAAaaccaagtcttaagcttgggtaatatctgTCTACTAGACGGATCCTGGAAAGCTTCTGAAcgctttagtggatgtggatgggtctggATTGATAGTAGGGAGAACATACAACTTATGGGAACACGGAACTTCACTCGATGTGATACAGCGTTGCATTCGGAGGTAGAAGCGctgcgatgggcgatggagaatatgcttcaacactcgccGTGCCAGAGCTTTGGAACAGACTGCAAGGAGTTGATTGCAATGCTAAATGACCCCCAGGAGTGGCCAAGCTTTGCGATAGAACTGGAGAAGATAGAGACGTTGAAGATTTGTTTTCCGGACTTCAAAATCAACCATGTGCCAAGA GGATAA